From Trichocoleus sp. FACHB-46, one genomic window encodes:
- a CDS encoding MFS transporter, translating into MNSRFPWLPQFNAQVWILVFGRLLSQVGSGFTLFYAPIFFVNQVHLSAAAVGLGLGSASISGVLGRLASGSLSDSPQFGRRRTLLLSALVSAIASFVLAATTNFPIFVIGNLLMGLGLGLYWPATEAVVADLTTPDQRNEAYALTRLADSLGLGLGVILGGVLISATGAYRTLFILDGISFVVFFGVIYAAIAETVKPKNEPQQWLKGWGVALRDRALLVYALVNILFTTYVSQIQSTMPLYFSNFVSVGNSSQGFAPKEISALFTAHLVLSVLCQLPAARWLNRFSRPHALMISALIWAVGFVLVWATGISNSGQWLWAGLSLAVLAIANVAYTPAASSLVVDLAPESLRGVYLSINSQCWAIGYFIGPPLGGWALDQSKFVAHSFWLGMALSIGIALLILKHLNDLLAEKQFS; encoded by the coding sequence ATCAATTCGCGATTTCCTTGGCTGCCCCAGTTCAACGCCCAAGTTTGGATTCTGGTCTTCGGTCGATTGCTCTCTCAAGTGGGCAGCGGTTTTACCCTATTTTACGCTCCCATTTTTTTCGTCAATCAGGTGCATTTGTCGGCAGCAGCTGTTGGTTTGGGTTTAGGTAGCGCCTCCATTTCTGGTGTTTTAGGGCGACTTGCAAGTGGCTCCTTGAGTGACTCTCCGCAGTTCGGCAGGCGACGAACCTTGCTGCTGTCGGCACTGGTTTCAGCGATCGCTTCTTTTGTCTTGGCTGCAACCACCAACTTCCCCATTTTTGTCATTGGCAACCTGCTGATGGGGTTAGGGTTGGGCTTGTACTGGCCTGCCACCGAAGCGGTCGTGGCCGATCTGACCACTCCAGACCAACGTAATGAAGCTTACGCCTTGACTCGGTTGGCTGATAGCTTGGGCTTAGGTTTGGGCGTGATACTTGGAGGAGTGCTAATCAGTGCTACGGGGGCTTATCGGACTTTATTTATTCTTGATGGCATTTCTTTCGTCGTCTTTTTTGGGGTGATTTACGCCGCGATCGCTGAAACCGTTAAACCCAAAAACGAGCCTCAGCAGTGGCTAAAAGGCTGGGGTGTGGCCCTACGCGATCGCGCTTTGCTAGTCTATGCGTTGGTGAATATTCTATTCACCACCTATGTCTCCCAAATCCAAAGCACGATGCCGCTGTACTTTAGCAACTTCGTCTCAGTCGGCAATTCTAGTCAAGGGTTTGCTCCAAAAGAAATTAGCGCTTTGTTTACGGCCCACTTAGTTTTATCTGTGCTCTGCCAACTTCCTGCTGCTCGTTGGCTCAATCGTTTTAGCCGTCCCCATGCCTTGATGATTTCGGCTCTGATTTGGGCGGTAGGCTTTGTGTTGGTGTGGGCCACTGGCATCAGTAACAGCGGGCAATGGTTGTGGGCTGGGTTAAGTTTGGCAGTCCTGGCGATCGCGAATGTGGCATACACCCCTGCCGCTTCTTCACTAGTAGTCGATCTGGCACCAGAATCCTTACGCGGTGTGTACCTCTCAATCAACTCGCAATGCTGGGCGATCGGTTATTTTATCGGGCCACCTTTGGGCGGTTGGGCGCTTGATCAGTCGAAGTTTGTGGCCCACAGTTTTTGGCTGGGCATGGCTTTGAGTATTGGCATTGCTTTACTAATTTTGAAGCATCTTAACGACCTATTAGCTGAAAAGCAGTTTTCATAG